The Candidatus Moraniibacteriota bacterium genome includes a region encoding these proteins:
- a CDS encoding DUF4012 domain-containing protein, whose protein sequence is MSRSRIISQMFDIRPVDSTGDLDWEKIKKVEKIVYIRSRRISFWQSLPQEYITEPQEPAIQRYKEPPAIPVSVKTGTRVIKNKPRRKKAKLYQFGKIFKSEEVPVFFEISPDVLEYVGAETLETEPEIEMSEVESVAVEPAEIKPVTKYQEQIIIEDTEDELTKIEEVVYKNEKTKNIGEKFSFSDFFLPARFSYSFNFKKLSYSFALAVLLIGFITGAVTLAGKGLNLKRSVLGVSTAGFNNLTSAIDDIKKQNFESSSLNFRRAYENFFQASRNLDEISGTLAEISRFIPFASQLSSGKNALEAGEHVSLAGETLSEVAKTLNSLENPMTSTDAVSVSILELFQKTQKDMETAKGELKKANENFEKINIDDIPEDKRSSFLAVKSKLPPAIVFIDEFLANSDVFVDMLGGNGPRKYLFLFQNNQEMRPTGGFIGSYGLMDINNGRIRRFFVDGIFNPDGQLKDKIVPPGPIQKISAAWSLHDSNWWPDFPASARKAVLFYEKTGGPTVDGVITLTPTVMQKLLEITGPIEMSDYGVTIDSVNFIEAIQQEVEIDYDKEENQPKKILSDLAPIILDRLFNLKDWKNMSQALNVFIEGLNQKQILLYSQNEKLERLISSQGWSGEILDTSKDYLSVINTNINGYKTDGVIEETIEHAADIQPDGSIIDTVTITRKHTGGNSQYEWWNKVNADYMRVYVPFGSKLLEAEGQTREFTEPPLDYDTLNFRRDPDVQREEQDMDINQETGIRTYEEAEKTVFANWTYVSPGETVVVKYKYLLPFRISFSSDKPANSYSLLVQKQSGSIGSKLKTMVHYSQGFQVAWSYPENVQIADGKLEYSANLEVDKFLGLVFLEKR, encoded by the coding sequence ATGTCCCGAAGTCGTATTATTTCACAAATGTTTGACATTCGTCCGGTTGACTCAACTGGTGATTTGGACTGGGAAAAAATCAAAAAAGTAGAAAAAATAGTTTACATCCGATCGCGTCGCATTTCCTTTTGGCAATCCTTGCCCCAAGAATATATAACGGAACCGCAAGAACCTGCCATCCAAAGATACAAAGAACCGCCGGCTATTCCTGTCTCGGTCAAAACCGGAACCCGGGTGATAAAGAACAAACCCAGAAGGAAAAAGGCGAAACTCTATCAGTTTGGCAAAATATTTAAAAGCGAAGAGGTTCCTGTTTTTTTTGAAATTTCACCCGATGTATTGGAATACGTTGGCGCTGAAACGCTAGAAACCGAACCAGAAATTGAAATGTCCGAAGTTGAGTCAGTCGCTGTTGAGCCGGCGGAAATTAAACCAGTTACAAAATACCAGGAACAAATTATCATAGAAGACACAGAGGATGAACTAACTAAAATTGAAGAAGTAGTTTATAAGAATGAAAAAACAAAAAATATTGGAGAAAAATTTAGCTTCTCCGATTTTTTTCTGCCGGCGAGGTTCTCGTACTCTTTCAATTTTAAAAAATTAAGTTATTCCTTCGCTTTAGCGGTCTTACTCATTGGATTTATTACTGGAGCGGTAACTTTAGCAGGAAAAGGCCTGAACTTAAAAAGAAGCGTCTTGGGTGTCAGCACCGCCGGTTTTAACAATTTAACATCAGCGATAGATGATATCAAAAAGCAAAACTTTGAATCGTCCTCTTTGAATTTCCGCCGGGCTTATGAGAATTTTTTTCAGGCCTCCCGTAACCTTGATGAAATTAGCGGAACACTCGCTGAAATCAGCCGATTCATACCCTTTGCTTCTCAATTGTCCTCAGGAAAGAACGCGCTGGAGGCGGGCGAACACGTATCACTGGCCGGAGAAACGCTTAGTGAGGTGGCCAAAACCTTGAACTCATTGGAAAATCCTATGACCAGTACTGACGCGGTGTCAGTTTCAATTCTTGAGCTTTTCCAGAAAACGCAAAAGGATATGGAAACAGCCAAAGGGGAACTGAAAAAAGCCAATGAAAATTTTGAAAAAATAAATATTGACGATATTCCGGAAGATAAACGCTCATCCTTTCTGGCCGTGAAGAGCAAACTGCCGCCAGCCATTGTCTTCATTGACGAATTTTTAGCCAACAGCGACGTTTTTGTGGATATGCTCGGCGGCAATGGTCCGCGCAAGTATTTATTTCTCTTCCAGAACAATCAGGAAATGCGGCCAACCGGCGGCTTTATTGGAAGTTATGGCCTCATGGACATTAATAACGGCCGTATTCGCCGGTTTTTTGTTGACGGGATTTTCAACCCCGACGGGCAACTGAAGGATAAGATTGTCCCACCCGGGCCAATTCAGAAAATCAGTGCCGCTTGGAGTTTGCATGACAGCAATTGGTGGCCGGATTTTCCCGCTTCGGCCAGGAAAGCCGTGCTTTTTTACGAAAAGACAGGGGGACCGACGGTGGATGGAGTAATCACTCTTACGCCCACCGTGATGCAAAAACTTTTGGAAATTACCGGACCGATTGAAATGAGCGACTATGGAGTAACGATTGATTCGGTCAACTTCATTGAAGCTATCCAGCAGGAAGTTGAAATTGATTACGATAAAGAGGAAAATCAACCAAAAAAGATACTTTCCGATCTCGCTCCAATCATACTCGACCGCCTTTTCAACCTGAAGGACTGGAAAAATATGTCCCAGGCCCTGAACGTTTTCATTGAAGGCCTGAACCAAAAACAGATCTTGCTTTACTCCCAAAACGAAAAGTTAGAGCGGCTGATTTCCAGCCAAGGATGGTCGGGAGAAATACTGGACACTTCAAAAGATTACTTGAGTGTCATAAACACCAACATCAACGGCTACAAGACCGACGGAGTGATAGAAGAAACCATTGAACACGCTGCCGACATTCAACCAGACGGATCCATTATTGACACCGTAACTATTACTCGAAAACACACCGGCGGTAATAGCCAGTATGAATGGTGGAATAAGGTCAACGCGGATTATATGCGGGTTTATGTTCCCTTTGGTTCGAAACTTCTTGAGGCAGAAGGGCAAACAAGAGAGTTCACTGAGCCGCCGCTTGATTACGACACACTAAATTTCAGGCGCGATCCGGATGTTCAAAGGGAAGAGCAGGATATGGATATCAACCAGGAAACGGGAATAAGAACCTATGAGGAAGCGGAAAAAACCGTTTTTGCTAATTGGACTTACGTGAGTCCCGGGGAAACAGTGGTTGTTAAGTATAAATATCTTCTACCTTTCAGAATATCTTTCTCGTCTGACAAGCCAGCCAATTCTTATTCTTTGCTAGTTCAAAAACAATCAGGGAGCATCGGCAGCAAACTAAAGACAATGGTGCACTATTCGCAGGGATTCCAAGTGGCTTGGAGTTATCCGGAAAATGTTCAAATAGCGGATGGCAAATTGGAATACAGCGCCAATTTGGAAGTTGACAAATTTTTAGGATTGGTGTTTTTAGAAAAAAGATAA